From Microcoleus sp. FACHB-831, one genomic window encodes:
- the clpP gene encoding ATP-dependent Clp endopeptidase proteolytic subunit ClpP, with translation MFVSQSAKDPITSHNNWDVSSLGVSNVIPMVVEQSGMGERAFDIYSRLLRERIIFLGTPIDDVVADSIMAQLLFLDAEDPEKDIQIYINSPGGSVTSGMAIYDTIQQIRPNVVTICFGLAASMGAFLLAAGTAGKRMALPSSRIMIHQPLGGAQGQAVDIEIQAKEILYHKDKLNELLAHHTGQSLERIAADTERDFFMSSAEAKDYGLIDQVITRQNLPNKSASVTQPK, from the coding sequence ATGTTTGTATCGCAGTCCGCCAAAGACCCAATAACCAGCCACAACAACTGGGATGTATCCTCCCTCGGTGTCAGCAATGTCATACCGATGGTGGTTGAACAGTCGGGCATGGGGGAAAGAGCCTTTGACATATACTCCCGGCTGCTAAGGGAGCGCATAATTTTTTTAGGAACGCCGATTGATGATGTAGTAGCTGACTCGATTATGGCTCAACTGCTGTTTCTAGATGCAGAAGATCCAGAAAAAGACATTCAGATATACATCAACTCACCAGGCGGCTCGGTAACATCTGGCATGGCAATTTATGACACAATACAACAAATTCGCCCCAATGTTGTTACCATATGCTTTGGATTAGCAGCGAGTATGGGCGCTTTTCTGCTAGCCGCCGGAACAGCTGGCAAGCGCATGGCGCTGCCAAGTTCTCGGATAATGATTCACCAGCCCCTTGGCGGCGCACAGGGACAGGCTGTTGACATTGAGATTCAAGCAAAGGAAATTCTTTACCATAAGGATAAGCTGAACGAATTACTGGCCCATCATACGGGTCAGTCATTAGAAAGAATCGCAGCTGATACCGAGCGAGATTTCTTTATGTCATCGGCTGAGGCCAAAGACTACGGTCTCATCGATCAGGTTATAACCAGGCAGAACCTTCCCAACAAGTCCGCTTCTGTCACTCAACCGAAGTAA